The Lachnospiraceae bacterium oral taxon 500 genome window below encodes:
- a CDS encoding DNA-binding protein encodes MEDIADEQQKALAELIGIENYKKLVEVYGGSSIYVYKRDSFLRTLRDKKIREEFRGDYKVLAQKYNLTEVAIRKIVDEKNSPLQGQIAFDF; translated from the coding sequence ATGGAAGATATTGCCGATGAGCAGCAAAAAGCCTTGGCAGAGCTGATTGGCATTGAAAACTACAAAAAGCTTGTAGAAGTCTACGGCGGCAGCAGCATATACGTCTACAAGCGAGATAGTTTTTTACGAACGTTAAGGGATAAAAAAATCAGAGAGGAATTTCGAGGCGATTATAAAGTGTTGGCGCAAAAATACAATTTAACGGAAGTAGCAATCCGAAAAATCGTAGATGAAAAGAACAGTCCCCTTCAAGGACAGATTGCCTTTGATTTTTAA